One stretch of Variovorax sp. 54 DNA includes these proteins:
- a CDS encoding PhzF family phenazine biosynthesis protein has protein sequence MKSRPFKQVDVFTATAYLGNPLAVVLDGQDLDDDAMQRFAQWTNLSETTFLVPPTDATADYRVRIFTPGGELPFAGHPTIGSCHAWLQAGGKPKVAGRVVQQCGAGLVPLRRDGERLARLAFAAPPLKRSAPSPALLAKVAGALGLKAQQIVAAQMLQNGPAWLGLLLENADAVLQLRPDHRLLKELGVEVGVAGVPSAHDSSQLISRSNREARAFGKRSTTVVAPDADGVTIDLEVRAFAAAVGVDEDPVTGSFNAGLAEWLIADGHMPERYLAAQGQCLGRAGRVYIERDSDGTIWVGGDAVTCVDGHVAL, from the coding sequence ATGAAATCCCGCCCCTTCAAGCAAGTCGACGTCTTCACCGCCACCGCCTACCTCGGCAACCCGCTCGCGGTGGTGCTCGACGGCCAGGACCTGGACGACGACGCCATGCAGCGCTTTGCGCAGTGGACGAACCTGTCCGAGACCACCTTCCTGGTGCCGCCGACCGACGCGACCGCCGACTACCGCGTGCGCATCTTCACGCCCGGCGGCGAACTGCCCTTTGCCGGCCACCCGACCATCGGCAGCTGCCACGCATGGCTGCAGGCCGGCGGCAAGCCCAAGGTGGCGGGCCGCGTGGTGCAGCAGTGCGGCGCTGGGCTGGTGCCGCTGCGGCGCGACGGCGAGCGCCTCGCGCGCCTGGCCTTTGCCGCGCCGCCGCTCAAGCGCAGCGCACCGAGCCCCGCGCTGCTGGCCAAGGTGGCCGGCGCGCTGGGTCTGAAGGCGCAGCAGATCGTCGCGGCGCAGATGCTCCAGAACGGCCCCGCCTGGCTCGGCCTGCTGCTCGAGAACGCCGATGCGGTGCTGCAACTGCGCCCCGACCACCGGCTGCTCAAGGAACTGGGCGTCGAGGTGGGCGTGGCCGGCGTGCCTTCGGCGCACGACTCCTCGCAGCTGATCAGCCGCTCCAACCGTGAAGCGCGCGCCTTCGGCAAGCGGTCGACAACCGTGGTCGCGCCCGACGCCGACGGCGTGACGATCGATCTCGAGGTGCGCGCCTTTGCAGCCGCCGTCGGCGTCGATGAAGACCCGGTCACCGGCAGCTTCAACGCGGGCCTGGCCGAATGGCTCATTGCCGACGGCCACATGCCCGAGCGCTACCTGGCCGCGCAAGGCCAGTGCCTGGGCCGCGCGGGCCGCGTGTACATCGAGCGCGACAGCGACGGCACGATCTGGGTCGGCGGCGATGCCGTGACCTGCGTCGATGGCCACGTCGCGCTCTGA
- a CDS encoding LysE family translocator yields MLTLTEIAWFALASLLLALTPGPNMIYCVSRTLIQGRRAGMISLGGVLMAFLVHLFAAALGLTALLLAVPVAFDAIRFAGAAYLLWLAWQAVKPGGNAPFEARSLPADPPAKLFRMGFLTNLLNPKVAMFYLSFFPQFIHPERGSVLLQSLQLGLAQMASSALVNTVVIVGAASITAVLSQSAGWLRAQRYIMGSVLAALAVRVALTERK; encoded by the coding sequence ATGCTGACCCTCACCGAAATCGCCTGGTTCGCTCTTGCCTCTTTGCTGCTGGCGCTCACGCCGGGGCCGAACATGATCTATTGCGTCTCGCGCACGCTGATCCAGGGCCGCCGCGCGGGGATGATCTCGCTGGGCGGCGTGCTGATGGCCTTCCTGGTACACCTGTTCGCCGCGGCGCTGGGGCTCACGGCGCTGCTGCTGGCGGTGCCGGTCGCGTTCGACGCGATCCGCTTTGCCGGTGCGGCCTACCTGCTGTGGCTCGCGTGGCAGGCGGTCAAGCCCGGCGGCAACGCGCCCTTCGAGGCCCGTTCGCTGCCGGCCGATCCGCCGGCCAAGCTGTTTCGCATGGGCTTTCTCACGAACCTGCTGAACCCGAAGGTGGCGATGTTCTACCTGTCGTTCTTTCCGCAGTTCATCCACCCCGAGCGCGGCTCGGTGCTGCTGCAGAGCCTGCAGCTGGGCCTGGCGCAGATGGCGAGCAGCGCACTGGTCAACACCGTGGTGATCGTCGGCGCCGCAAGCATCACCGCGGTGCTGTCGCAAAGTGCCGGTTGGCTGCGTGCGCAGCGCTACATCATGGGCAGCGTGCTGGCCGCGCTGGCCGTGCGCGTGGCGCTCACCGAACGCAAGTAA
- a CDS encoding glutathione S-transferase family protein yields MLNIWGRISSINVRKVVWCAQELGLDFQRTEAGGKFGVVQTPEYRALNPNAMVPTIDDGEGAERVTLWESNVIVRYLCAKHAHGTLYPSELPARFDAERWMDWQQTTLNRASRDAFVQWVRTAPSERQPALIAASVRDSEALFAMLDAHLAQRPYMAGDRFTMADIPIGCEAHRWFGLPGAEYRHPVWPNVERWYSELLSRPGTRGVLDLPLE; encoded by the coding sequence ATGCTCAACATCTGGGGCCGCATCAGCTCGATCAACGTGCGCAAGGTCGTGTGGTGCGCGCAGGAACTCGGGCTCGACTTCCAGCGCACCGAGGCCGGCGGCAAGTTCGGCGTGGTGCAGACGCCCGAATACCGCGCGCTCAACCCGAACGCCATGGTGCCCACCATCGACGACGGCGAAGGCGCCGAGCGCGTCACGCTGTGGGAGTCGAACGTCATCGTGCGCTACCTCTGCGCCAAGCACGCGCACGGCACGCTCTACCCGAGCGAGCTGCCCGCGCGCTTCGATGCCGAGCGCTGGATGGACTGGCAGCAGACCACGCTCAACCGCGCCAGCCGCGACGCCTTCGTGCAATGGGTGCGCACAGCGCCTTCGGAGCGCCAGCCCGCGCTGATTGCCGCGTCGGTGCGCGACAGCGAGGCGCTGTTCGCCATGCTCGACGCGCACCTCGCGCAGCGCCCCTACATGGCCGGCGATCGCTTCACCATGGCCGACATCCCGATCGGCTGCGAAGCGCACCGCTGGTTCGGCCTGCCCGGCGCCGAGTACCGCCATCCGGTCTGGCCGAACGTCGAGCGTTGGTACTCGGAATTGCTTTCCCGACCGGGCACGCGTGGCGTGCTCGATTTACCTCTCGAATGA
- a CDS encoding VOC family protein translates to MAPAEVDHLVIAAASLAEGVAWCEATFGVTPAPGGAHPLMGTHNRLLNIASDAFPRAYAEIIAIEPGKAPSRPKTHRWFDLDDAALQTALVQRGPRLIHFVARVPDAHAATQALAREEHAHIDRGHLLEASRDTPAGRLEWQITVRDDGQRLFYGALPTLIQWGAVHPTDAMPASGLTLRSLRVAHPRAPALSAALSAIGMGRLPVDAGPPNLVAVFDTPRGPVTLESKGL, encoded by the coding sequence ATGGCCCCTGCCGAAGTCGACCACCTCGTGATCGCCGCCGCTTCGCTGGCGGAGGGCGTGGCATGGTGCGAGGCCACGTTCGGTGTCACGCCCGCGCCGGGCGGCGCGCACCCGCTCATGGGCACGCACAACCGGCTGCTGAACATCGCGAGCGACGCGTTCCCGAGGGCCTATGCCGAGATCATCGCGATCGAGCCCGGCAAGGCGCCGTCGCGGCCGAAGACGCACCGCTGGTTCGACCTCGACGACGCCGCGCTGCAGACTGCGCTCGTGCAGCGCGGCCCGCGGCTGATCCACTTCGTGGCGCGCGTGCCCGACGCGCACGCTGCCACGCAGGCGCTCGCGCGTGAAGAGCATGCGCACATCGACCGCGGCCACCTGCTCGAAGCCTCGCGCGACACGCCGGCCGGCCGGCTCGAATGGCAGATCACGGTGCGCGACGACGGCCAGCGCCTGTTCTACGGCGCGCTGCCCACGCTGATCCAGTGGGGCGCCGTGCATCCGACCGATGCCATGCCCGCCTCGGGCCTCACGCTGCGTTCGCTGCGCGTGGCGCATCCGCGCGCGCCGGCACTGTCGGCCGCGCTCTCGGCCATCGGCATGGGCCGCTTGCCGGTCGATGCCGGCCCACCCAACCTCGTCGCGGTGTTCGACACGCCGCGCGGCCCCGTCACGCTCGAATCCAAAGGACTCTGA